DNA sequence from the Oncorhynchus keta strain PuntledgeMale-10-30-2019 chromosome 1, Oket_V2, whole genome shotgun sequence genome:
CTGGACAGTGAATTCACTGTCTCCACAGCACAGCTTGACGAAGGCTGTCAAACATCACACAAACTGACGAGTGGTGCCCTTTCAAACTCCCTGTGTGGTGGCCTTTCCTTAGGGCTGTGCTCAGGGctcacctccatctcctccatgcgTAGCAGCATGCTCTCCAGGGTGGGGGCTTGGAGCTGgagctgggccaaaccctccgtccgtctgtctgtctccaccgcCCAGGCGGCCCGCGCTGCATCGGCCAGCAGCTCCTCTAGCAGGGCCTCACTCAGCACCTCAGCGCTCTCTGCAGCctggagagggaggtagatagcACAGAGCTCAGCACATGGGAAAGGAATCACTTCAGGGCTGtttccccaaatggcaccctattccctatatagtgcactactattgaccagagccctatgggcattTGGGACTCAAATACTTAGAAAACATCAATTAAAACGGTAATATAGGTCAGTATCATTACGATATGACAGGGTTACTCACTCTGTCTGCAGCCTGTTCAGACAGTTGATGCCTTAGTGACGATGTGGCCTTTCTGTCCCGGGTCTGAGATGCAGCAGCTCCCATCTGCTGGGGTTCACATGTGGGGCAAGCTCAGTACCACACCACTATTGACCTTCTCCTGCCTAACACCAACCTCTCCTACTCTAACTCAGTATTGTCACTCAgcacatacacaaggctgcagcAGTACACTCTAGGCCTGTAAATTCCCTATTAATTTCACTGTGGTGGCACAAATCTGGTGGTAAAGAGCTATATGGATTTTTCAATTACAAATGAGATGTATTGATTTTCCCACTCCTCTGAGGGCAGTGGATTCCATGGGGGGGGCTCCCTGGTCCAGGCTTTTCTTATGTAACAACAATGTGGGTATTGAGTGGCAGAAAAGTTACACACTCAGTTATTTATTCCCTGCCTGCTGAAAAGCAAGAAGAAAACTAAAAGGATTGTCTAAAGTCTATTTTTTTGTGTGCATACAACCCTTTCTTTTTTGAGAGGAGAGTTGAAATTTTTGTTTTACCAGGGCTTGGTTCAACAGAGGCTGAAGTCTCCCTCGGGCCTCCTGCTCAGCTCTCTCAGCCCACTGGGTTGGAGAGCCCACctcagacctgacacacacacacacacacacacacacacacacacacacacacacacacacacacacacacacacacacacacacacacacacacacacacacacacacaaagcctggTGTGACAATATATAGGCTTTGAATCCTGGCTTTTTACTCAGTTATTCCCCTCTGGCTTGGTAATATTGTGTTTGTCCATTGATTTCCAGACTCATACTTGTCACAAACCTGGAGGGCTTCAGTTTTAATAGTTTCACACTGAGGAACAAGTACCTTGACACAACTACAAAACATTTTGACCTTCCACTTTTAGCTTGACAGGGTAGACTAACAGTATATTTGTTCCCAGGCTATGACAGGGAGTGTGTACAGGATGTAGTACTACACTAGTGTACCGGAGTCTCTGGATGCGTTCTGCTTCATCTTTACTCAGCTGATTGAGGTCCCTCAGTCTCTGCATGGTCATCCTGTCCAGCCAGGCCTGCCTGTACATTCACATAAAACACACAGTACAACACAGACAGAACCAGTCCTAATGTTAGCTACCGAAAGCAGGCTGCAGGCGTTGGATTAATTATAGACCTCAATTGCACTAATTAAGATTTGATTAGTGCAGAGGGTTGCTGTGCACTTGAATTTAGTGCAGGAAGACAGGTACTGCAATCCATCAGtgtttaacaaaaaaaaaaatccccaatCGAAGAAGCAAGCATGTAGATTGAATTTATTGGAGAAATTAACTTTGAATTGGAATCAGAGTATTGCTTGCAGCTTTCAGAAAGTGGGGTCTGAGATCAGGGTTTTAATTACTCAAAATTAGCAGATCCATTAATTTAACTGTTCCCTGGGCAGTTTCCTTTGGTTAATTCATTCTGCTATATTATACATCAACTAAAACCTCAAACAAGTGAGGCTAATAAGGCACAAGGTTGTTTGCCATGTCCAATGGTTTATGTTCTGTGTTAAAGGAAAAGCATTACGCAAATACAATTTATTACTGTCATTATCACTGACCTGATGGCTTCGTTGTGGGcttgtctctgtctatcagaggtCAGACCCTGGTCCTGCTCTGCTGTCACCACACCAACTAGTTGCTGCTCTGAGGGTCCTGAGGAGGGCTTCAGGGGGGAGAAGAGACATCGAGGCTCTGGCCTCTTCTGAGGGGAGCTGGTCACATAACACAAGTGGAAGTGGATTagaaaaaaatgacaattaaaagagagtgaaggagagagaataCACAGCGAGAGTAAGTTACAAAAGAGCTCaccgctgttgttgttgtttaggagAGTGAGGTGACGTGGGTATCCAGGGCACAGAGGCCTCCTTCTGTGGCTGCTGACACACTCTCAGCCTGGAAGCCACTGTGGGCTGCTGGAAACCTGCATCCCTCACATGGGCTCCCTGCTTTTGGACAACGATCATGTTTAAGAGACAATTGTAGTGAAAATAGTTCAGGCTAGACCGTTATATAatgaacattttaaaataaatggAATTGCCGCAAAAATGTTTGTATTAAACTCACTGACCTTTGTCCTGTCGGGGTGCAGTGGTCCTCCTTGACTGTTGGGGACCTGCCCCCCTCCTTCCCTGAATTCTCTGAGATGGACCAAACTCTCCAGGCCAGCGCTGAGCATCTGGCTGCGATGCAGGTGTGGAGGAGGCTCTGTGGCTCCGGGGGGCTGCTGATGCTGAGGGACCGCTCTCCTATCTGCTAACATCACAACATTGGCTCATAATCAGTTTTGATTGAAATGTTGTTTTGAAACACTTCAGTGAGGCTATGTGCTCAATAGATAAGCCTGTATGGCCCGTAGGAATAACATCTGCCTACTCCTTTGACAGACTACCCAATTACCTGGCCAACAAGCACACAAACAGACACCTGCCTGCTGCTTGTTTGGCAGTGTGGAGAAGGTAGGGGGCTTGCTCATTGACAGTGGGACCTGTTATTCGTTGCCAAGGAGACCTGTGCATACGACGCAGTTCAAACCCTCTCGTGATGTGTGGTGGCTGCACTCACTCTCCCACATAGAGACTGTATACAGTAGGACCTAGCTACCCACACAATGAACTGCCTGCAGGAGACCCATGGCCAGAGAACCAGACCCAGCCCCTCTTTACCCTCTTTGTGTCACTCAGCCAACCCCTCATTAATCTCCACCCTGGTGCTCTGATTCAGGCTTGGTGGGAGGCCCAAACACACGCAGCACTTAAGCCTTCAGGTGATTCCTGGGCCATGGGAGCCGTAAAGATCTGCTCCCTCGTtcacaatcaaatcaaaatcaaatcaaatgtatttatatagcccttcgtacatcagctgatatctcaaagtgctgtacagaaacccagcctaaaaccccaaacagcaagcaatgcaggtgtagaagcacaatgAGATAACAGGGTAAACAAAGACATGAGACGTTAAAATTAAAAATGCAGTTTCAGGAAATGTTCCGCCCTCGCAATAAATGTCCTATTTTTGAATCAGATATTTTATCAACtgctgtgtcagtgtgtgggtggTTTCAACCGAAGGAGGGGGATGCTGATTTGTCTGACGCATTTGCTGTGTTGGTGGTTCCCAGTTTTATGATGTATGAAATTACTTTACATGACTTATTGATGTTAAGAGGATATGGAATAATAAACAAGTAATTTAAAAAAGACAAGCTAATTAGGCTATCTTTATTAAAATGCTAATAAAATAGCTTCAGCAGCACAGCTGACTGAGATAACGAGTGTCTCTGAATGCTGAGTCACTCAGCCAGAATTAGAATGAGAACACCTGCTCGTTGCTCACCAGGGAAGGACTTCTTGGGACCTGCTGCTCTACGAGGTCCTCTGAGACCCCTGGTGGCAGAGCCCCTGGGTGGACGGGGAGGAGACGTGCTGCGATGTGGAGACCTGCGGTGGCGTGCAGGGGAGGAGCTGCGTACTCGGGCCTGCCTCCTCTGTGCGTGACTCTCCTGTTTGCTTAGAGCAGTATCCAGGgtctgagaaacacacacagagacaggaaaatCAAATATATTCTGTTAAAATTAAAATTCAAGAAGCCAAATCAAATCTAAATTAAATGTAGTGTATAATACATCAGCTccgaacagggctccgggcagccgagcggaaatggaggaaaactcgcctccctgcggacctggcatcctttcactccctcctctctacattttcctcctgtctctgctgctaaagccactttctaccactctaaattccaagcatctgcctctaaccctaggaagcgctttgccaccttctcctccctcctgaatcctcctcccccccctcctccctctctgcagatgacttcgtcaaccattttgaaaagaaggtcgacgacatccgatcctcgtttgctaagtcaaacgacaccgctggttctgctcacactgccctggcctgtgctctgacctctttctcccctctctctccagatgaaatctcgtgtcttgtgacggccggccgcccaacaacctgcccgcttgaccctatcccctcctctcttctccagaccatttccggagaccttctcccttacctcacctcgctcatcaactcatccctgaccgctggctacgtcccttccgtcttcaagagagcgagagttgcaccccttctgaaaaaacctacactcgatccctccgatgtcaacaactacagaccagtatcccttctttcttttctctccaaaactcttgaacgtgccgtccttggccagctctcccgctatctctctcagaatgaccttcttgatccaaatcagtcaggtttcaagactagtcattcaactgagactgctcttctctgtatcacggaggcgctccgcactgctaaagctaactctctctcctctgctctcatccttctagacctatcggctgccttcgatactgtgaaccatcagatcctcctctccaccctctccgagttgggcatctccggcgcggcccacgcttggattgcgtcctacctgacaggtcgctcctaccaggtggcgtggcgagaatctgtctcctcaccacgcgctctcaccactggtgtccccagggctctgttctaggccctctcctattctcgctatacaccaagtcacttggctctgtcataacctcacatggtctctcctatcattgctatgcagacgacacacaattaatcttctcctttcccccttctgatgaccaggtggcgaatcgcatctctgcatgtctggcagacatatcagtgtggatgacggatcaccacctcaagctgaacctcggcaagacggagctgctcttcctcccggggaaggactgcccgttccatgatctcgccatcacggttgacaactccattgtgtcctcctcctagagcgctaagaaccttggcgtgatcctggacaacaccctgtcgttctcaactaacatcaaggcggtggcccgttcctgtaggttcatgctctacaacatccgcagagtacgaccctgcctcacacaggaagcggcgcaggtcctaatccaggcacttgtcatctcccgtctggattactgcaactcgctgttggctgggctccctgcctgtgccattaaacccctacaactcatccagaacgccgcagcccgtctggtgttcaaccttcccaagttctctcacgtcaccccgctcctccgctctctccactggcttccagttgaagctcgcatccgctacaagaccatggtgcttgcctacggagctgtgaggggaacggcacctcagtacctccaggctctgatcaggccctacacccaaacaagggcactgcgttcatccacctctggcctgctcgcctccctaccactgaggaagtacagttcccgctcagcccagtcaaaactgttcgctgctctggccccccaatggtggaacaaactccctcacgacgccaggacagcggagtcaatcaccaccttccggagacacctgaaaccccacctctttaaggaatacctaggataggataaagtaatccttctcaccccccttctcacatccagtggctgttccactggatgtcataaggtgaatgcaccaatttgtaagtcgctctggataagagcgtctgctaaattacttaaatgtaatgtaaatgtaatgtaagcgCTACCTATGGTTGTGTAGCTCCCCAGCACATTTATTTCCAATGTCTTTAGATTGAATagctttgttttttaaaatagaGCATTGCTTGTATAACTTAATATTGATTTACAAAGTTTGATTGCTTATCAAAAATTAGCAATAGATTTGGGACATTTTCTGGTGTCCATCTTCTGTGTCATAAGGTGAGTGTGACCTGTAGGTGATGGATTTCATCTATCGATGCATCACAAATGGCTTTCTATTTGCTATATGGTGCATTACATAGGACCAGAGAACTTTGACCCctgcccctggtcaaaagtactgcattATAAATGAGAATAAGTAGCCATTTGGTACTCAGCCTATGACTGACCTCTAGTTTCAGCAGGATGTCTAGGGCAGTCTCTGGAACGGCTGATCCCTGGCCCACCTCCACCTTGGCCGAGCACAGAGACAGCTGGCGGATCAGCTGGCCCAGCTCTTTATAATAGGAGGGCATCCTGCCCTCAGACGTGTCAGACAGCTGATTAGTGAACACCTGCATGGCCCTGACCGCCCCTCTGTGGGCAGCAGCCAACCTGTCCATCGCTCTGGACTGAGAAAAcgaagacagagggagatgggtaTAAGTCTTTGTCATTGTCCTCATCATGAACCTCATCACAGCTTGGGTTATTAAGTGAGACTTACTTTGTTTGTGTGCTGAATCTTCTGGGAGCGCAATTTGTCTAAATCCTCTTGGATCTCTTTCACCTGTTGTTGTAGCACATAGATGATGCGTGCAGAGCGGGCTGCCTGTTCCTGTCTGCGGACCACCACCCTGCGCTGCTCATCAGGCTCCAAGGGCTCTACAACCATTCGCCCTGCATTGCACAGCACAATACACATGGCCCTCTAAATTGCATgcagtgtcccatacaataaatACCATTCAAATAAGTTCATATTAAATAGATTGGCATATTAGCACCTGTATGGCAACAAGTTGCCACTCCAGGTGTGTtacccatagaaatagaatcactAGAACCTCTGACCATGGCcatttgactggtaaactcataGGTGACTTTATTTATGTGGAGTTACCTCTGTTAGCCAGCTGATCTATTCTCTGGATGAAGTTGGCCAGCTCTCTCTGCAGCCTGCGGACCTCCTGGCTGAGGGCTGTGTGGGGCTCCTTGCTGGCTGTTTGCCTTGGGCCTGGGTCTTTGGTTGGGGGTGACCGGCCATGATCAGGCCCAGGGGGTATAGAGACGTACTTCTGGGGGGTGTAAACAAGCACCGTGGCTCCAGACTGAATCACATCTTCTTTGGTGCCGGCGGTCTTGGACTTCCCCTTAGGAACAACCCCCTTCTGCTTGAAATTGAAAAATGATAAAGGCTGATCATCGATGAATCGTTCTTGGAGAAGAATAAGATGGATATAAACAGTACAAGTGAAAGGGGAGTATACGGATGAGCTCTTATTTACCTGCTCCACGTTGTTCTTGATGGGAGTGGTCTCCTCTGGCTGTGGTCTGATGGGGGAGCTGTTCAATGACTCCTGTCGTCTCTTCCTCAGATCTCTCTTGGCCAGCCTGACTGCAGCCAGCAGACGCTCctcagacagagcagagaaacacagagagctgCAGGTGCTATCCAGGTCATCCCGCTTCTCTACCCAGGGCATCAGCTTCTCAATCACAATGGGTGCAGGTGGGCCAACTTGGGTAGCACGGTTATAGGCGTTGGCAGGCATGGCTGCATTGAAAAGTAACTGAAAGAGAACAATAGTGCACTGGCATCATTCCTGTTGTTGCAATGACATAATGACCAACTTAGTTGATGTTACATCAGGCTGTCCAATTTATGATCTGGCCACATCAACTGGCATTCATAATGTTATATTTCAATATCCATCATGATGGCATGCTAGTAtcataagatagagagagagagagagagagagagagagcagagagtacaGTAGTACTTTATTAATTCCAACTTGGGAAATTGTTTTATCACTTCAGCATCATATCAATAAATTGACAAAGACAGGACCCGTATAAGTGACAAACACATGATAAAACACATTATAAACCGAGGGGGTTCAACccctgaatgttgattggctgacagccgtggtatatcagacagcaaaccacgggtatgacaaaa
Encoded proteins:
- the kiaa0753 gene encoding protein moonraker isoform X3 — its product is MAANFLKESPMTLGQSKSWVTLGTNRSSRLSQNQLLFNAAMPANAYNRATQVGPPAPIVIEKLMPWVEKRDDLDSTCSSLCFSALSEERLLAAVRLAKRDLRKRRQESLNSSPIRPQPEETTPIKNNVEQQKGVVPKGKSKTAGTKEDVIQSGATVLVYTPQKYVSIPPGPDHGRSPPTKDPGPRQTASKEPHTALSQEVRRLQRELANFIQRIDQLANRGRMVVEPLEPDEQRRVVVRRQEQAARSARIIYVLQQQVKEIQEDLDKLRSQKIQHTNKSRAMDRLAAAHRGAVRAMQVFTNQLSDTSEGRMPSYYKELGQLIRQLSLCSAKVEVGQGSAVPETALDILLKLETLDTALSKQESHAQRRQARVRSSSPARHRRSPHRSTSPPRPPRGSATRGLRGPRRAAGPKKSFPADRRAVPQHQQPPGATEPPPHLHRSQMLSAGLESLVHLREFREGGGQVPNSQGGPLHPDRTKGAHVRDAGFQQPTVASRLRVCQQPQKEASVPWIPTSPHSPKQQQQRSPQKRPEPRCLFSPLKPSSGPSEQQLVGVVTAEQDQGLTSDRQRQAHNEAIRQAWLDRMTMQRLRDLNQLSKDEAERIQRLRSEVGSPTQWAERAEQEARGRLQPLLNQALQMGAAASQTRDRKATSSLRHQLSEQAADRAAESAEVLSEALLEELLADAARAAWAVETDRRTEGLAQLQLQAPTLESMLLRMEEMEKDQEAVRRRFATLTYSDPYYWNRRDTTGPQRSVPISRPVSPQPVRITRPALRHTTTADIVLESPVETGHSVLFEGSNREEVSPGQPGGSSTFPAPRERWGDGTRLSVPASMQRNIQQYRQDHEAYLRLVAHEAVGSFNPWAIADSLSEELMSEALADVAAEFQDVCEEYAEAVFTSEFLQPITSPPASVPPLDIQ
- the kiaa0753 gene encoding protein moonraker isoform X4 → MAANFLKESPMTLGQSKSWVTLGTNRSSRLSQNQLLFNAAMPANAYNRATQVGPPAPIVIEKLMPWVEKRDDLDSTCSSLCFSALSEERLLAAVRLAKRDLRKRRQESLNSSPIRPQPEETTPIKNNVEQKGVVPKGKSKTAGTKEDVIQSGATVLVYTPQKYVSIPPGPDHGRSPPTKDPGPRQTASKEPHTALSQEVRRLQRELANFIQRIDQLANRGRMVVEPLEPDEQRRVVVRRQEQAARSARIIYVLQQQVKEIQEDLDKLRSQKIQHTNKSRAMDRLAAAHRGAVRAMQVFTNQLSDTSEGRMPSYYKELGQLIRQLSLCSAKVEVGQGSAVPETALDILLKLETLDTALSKQESHAQRRQARVRSSSPARHRRSPHRSTSPPRPPRGSATRGLRGPRRAAGPKKSFPADRRAVPQHQQPPGATEPPPHLHRSQMLSAGLESLVHLREFREGGGQVPNSQGGPLHPDRTKQGAHVRDAGFQQPTVASRLRVCQQPQKEASVPWIPTSPHSPKQQQQRSPQKRPEPRCLFSPLKPSSGPSEQQLVGVVTAEQDQGLTSDRQRQAHNEAIRQAWLDRMTMQRLRDLNQLSKDEAERIQRLRSEVGSPTQWAERAEQEARGRLQPLLNQALQMGAAASQTRDRKATSSLRHQLSEQAADRAAESAEVLSEALLEELLADAARAAWAVETDRRTEGLAQLQLQAPTLESMLLRMEEMEKDQEAVRRRFATLTYSDPYYWNRRDTTGPQRSVPISRPVSPQPVRITRPALRHTTTADIVLESPVETGHSVLFEGSNREEVSPGQPGGSSTFPAPRERWGDGTRLSVPASMQRNIQQYRQDHEAYLRLVAHEAVGSFNPWAIADSLSEELMSEALADVAAEFQDVCEEYAEAVFTSEFLQPITSPPASVPPLDIQ
- the kiaa0753 gene encoding protein moonraker isoform X5, with translation MAANFLKESPMTLGQSKSWVTLGTNRSSRLSQNQLLFNAAMPANAYNRATQVGPPAPIVIEKLMPWVEKRDDLDSTCSSLCFSALSEERLLAAVRLAKRDLRKRRQESLNSSPIRPQPEETTPIKNNVEQQKGVVPKGKSKTAGTKEDVIQSGATVLVYTPQKYVSIPPGPDHGRSPPTKDPGPRQTASKEPHTALSQEVRRLQRELANFIQRIDQLANRGRMVVEPLEPDEQRRVVVRRQEQAARSARIIYVLQQQVKEIQEDLDKLRSQKIQHTNKSRAMDRLAAAHRGAVRAMQVFTNQLSDTSEGRMPSYYKELGQLIRQLSLCSAKVEVGQGSAVPETALDILLKLETLDTALSKQESHAQRRQARVRSSSPARHRRSPHRSTSPPRPPRGSATRGLRGPRRAAGPKKSFPADRRAVPQHQQPPGATEPPPHLHRSQMLSAGLESLVHLREFREGGGQVPNSQGGPLHPDRTKQGAHVRDAGFQQPTVASRLRVCQQPQKEASVPWIPTSPHSPKQQQQRSPQKRPEPRCLFSPLKPSSGPSEQQLVGVVTAEQDQGLTSDRQRQAHNEAIRQAWLDRMTMQRLRDLNQLSKDEAERIQRLRSEVGSPTQWAERAEQEARGRLQPLLNQALMGAAASQTRDRKATSSLRHQLSEQAADRAAESAEVLSEALLEELLADAARAAWAVETDRRTEGLAQLQLQAPTLESMLLRMEEMEKDQEAVRRRFATLTYSDPYYWNRRDTTGPQRSVPISRPVSPQPVRITRPALRHTTTADIVLESPVETGHSVLFEGSNREEVSPGQPGGSSTFPAPRERWGDGTRLSVPASMQRNIQQYRQDHEAYLRLVAHEAVGSFNPWAIADSLSEELMSEALADVAAEFQDVCEEYAEAVFTSEFLQPITSPPASVPPLDIQ
- the kiaa0753 gene encoding protein moonraker isoform X1, which translates into the protein MAANFLKESPMTLGQSKSWVTLGTNRSSRLSQNQLLFNAAMPANAYNRATQVGPPAPIVIEKLMPWVEKRDDLDSTCSSLCFSALSEERLLAAVRLAKRDLRKRRQESLNSSPIRPQPEETTPIKNNVEQQKGVVPKGKSKTAGTKEDVIQSGATVLVYTPQKYVSIPPGPDHGRSPPTKDPGPRQTASKEPHTALSQEVRRLQRELANFIQRIDQLANRGRMVVEPLEPDEQRRVVVRRQEQAARSARIIYVLQQQVKEIQEDLDKLRSQKIQHTNKSRAMDRLAAAHRGAVRAMQVFTNQLSDTSEGRMPSYYKELGQLIRQLSLCSAKVEVGQGSAVPETALDILLKLETLDTALSKQESHAQRRQARVRSSSPARHRRSPHRSTSPPRPPRGSATRGLRGPRRAAGPKKSFPADRRAVPQHQQPPGATEPPPHLHRSQMLSAGLESLVHLREFREGGGQVPNSQGGPLHPDRTKQGAHVRDAGFQQPTVASRLRVCQQPQKEASVPWIPTSPHSPKQQQQRSPQKRPEPRCLFSPLKPSSGPSEQQLVGVVTAEQDQGLTSDRQRQAHNEAIRQAWLDRMTMQRLRDLNQLSKDEAERIQRLRSEVGSPTQWAERAEQEARGRLQPLLNQALQMGAAASQTRDRKATSSLRHQLSEQAADRAAESAEVLSEALLEELLADAARAAWAVETDRRTEGLAQLQLQAPTLESMLLRMEEMEKDQEAVRRRFATLTYSDPYYWNRRDTTGPQRSVPISRPVSPQPVRITRPALRHTTTADIVLESPVETGHSVLFEGSNREEVSPGQPGGSSTFPAPRERWGDGTRLSVPASMQRNIQQYRQDHEAYLRLVAHEAVGSFNPWAIADSLSEELMSEALADVAAEFQDVCEEYAEAVFTSEFLQPITSPPASVPPLDIQ
- the kiaa0753 gene encoding protein moonraker isoform X2, translated to MAANFLKESPMTLGQSKSWVTLGTNRSSRLSQNQLLFNAAMPANAYNRATQVGPPAPIVIEKLMPWVEKRDDLDSTCSSLCFSALSEERLLAAVRLAKRDLRKRRQESLNSSPIRPQPEETTPIKNNVEQQKGVVPKGKSKTAGTKEDVIQSGATVLVYTPQKYVSIPPGPDHGRSPPTKDPGPRQTASKEPHTALSQEVRRLQRELANFIQRIDQLANRGRMVVEPLEPDEQRRVVVRRQEQAARSARIIYVLQQQVKEIQEDLDKLRSQKIQHTNKSRAMDRLAAAHRGAVRAMQVFTNQLSDTSEGRMPSYYKELGQLIRQLSLCSAKVEVGQGSAVPETALDILLKLETLDTALSKQESHAQRRQARVRSSSPARHRRSPHRSTSPPRPPRGSATRGLRGPRRAAGPKKSFPDRRAVPQHQQPPGATEPPPHLHRSQMLSAGLESLVHLREFREGGGQVPNSQGGPLHPDRTKQGAHVRDAGFQQPTVASRLRVCQQPQKEASVPWIPTSPHSPKQQQQRSPQKRPEPRCLFSPLKPSSGPSEQQLVGVVTAEQDQGLTSDRQRQAHNEAIRQAWLDRMTMQRLRDLNQLSKDEAERIQRLRSEVGSPTQWAERAEQEARGRLQPLLNQALQMGAAASQTRDRKATSSLRHQLSEQAADRAAESAEVLSEALLEELLADAARAAWAVETDRRTEGLAQLQLQAPTLESMLLRMEEMEKDQEAVRRRFATLTYSDPYYWNRRDTTGPQRSVPISRPVSPQPVRITRPALRHTTTADIVLESPVETGHSVLFEGSNREEVSPGQPGGSSTFPAPRERWGDGTRLSVPASMQRNIQQYRQDHEAYLRLVAHEAVGSFNPWAIADSLSEELMSEALADVAAEFQDVCEEYAEAVFTSEFLQPITSPPASVPPLDIQ